Proteins encoded in a region of the Methylosinus trichosporium OB3b genome:
- the nhaA gene encoding Na+/H+ antiporter NhaA: MNRGRHRIRSTLRRFLDSEAAGGVTLMFSAGLALILANSPFAEGYAHALESELGPLSALHWINDGLMSIFFLLVGLEIKRELLDGHLRQWSARILPGLGALGGMAAPSLIFAALNTHSPETQRGWAIPSATDIAFALGVLSLLGDRVPAALKVFLTALAILDDLGAILIIAFFYAGQPAAGPTLGAGVALFLLLGLNLFEVRRLTPYLMLGAVLWYCVEKSGIHATLAGVLLATMVPLRLSGPDLDEHTPLHRLENGLNPFVAFLILPLFGFANAGVSIGEGGFAEAAGAVSLGVALGLFVGKQLGVFSAIALAISTGLAVRPTRSSWMQLYGVSVLCGIGFTMSLFIGQIAFEADAGALRATKIGVLAGSLTSIALGSSILWLSFAAKARAVLRSPEDAAE, from the coding sequence ATGAACCGTGGGCGTCACCGTATTCGCTCGACCTTGCGGCGCTTCCTCGACAGTGAGGCGGCGGGCGGCGTCACTCTGATGTTCAGCGCCGGTCTCGCCTTGATCCTCGCCAACTCGCCCTTCGCGGAAGGCTACGCCCATGCGCTCGAGAGCGAGCTCGGCCCACTCTCGGCGCTGCATTGGATCAACGATGGGCTGATGTCGATCTTCTTCCTTCTCGTGGGGCTGGAGATCAAACGCGAATTGCTGGACGGCCATCTACGCCAATGGTCGGCGCGGATTCTTCCCGGACTCGGCGCGCTCGGCGGCATGGCGGCGCCGTCCCTCATCTTCGCGGCGCTGAACACGCATTCGCCGGAGACGCAGAGAGGCTGGGCGATCCCTTCGGCGACCGACATCGCCTTCGCGCTCGGCGTGCTGTCGCTGCTCGGCGATCGAGTGCCCGCCGCGCTGAAAGTGTTTCTGACGGCGCTCGCCATTCTCGACGATCTCGGCGCCATCCTCATCATCGCGTTCTTCTACGCCGGCCAGCCGGCGGCCGGGCCGACGCTCGGCGCCGGCGTCGCCTTGTTTCTGCTGCTCGGCCTCAATCTCTTCGAGGTGCGGCGGCTCACCCCTTATCTGATGCTCGGCGCCGTGCTCTGGTATTGCGTCGAAAAGAGCGGGATTCACGCGACTCTCGCCGGCGTGCTGCTCGCCACGATGGTTCCGCTCCGCCTCTCGGGGCCGGATTTGGACGAGCATACGCCGCTGCATCGGCTGGAGAATGGGCTCAATCCCTTCGTCGCCTTTCTGATTCTGCCGCTGTTCGGTTTCGCCAACGCCGGCGTCTCGATCGGGGAGGGCGGCTTCGCCGAAGCCGCCGGGGCTGTCTCTCTCGGAGTTGCGCTCGGCCTCTTCGTCGGCAAGCAGCTCGGCGTGTTCTCGGCCATCGCCCTCGCCATTTCGACCGGCCTCGCGGTGCGGCCGACGCGATCGAGCTGGATGCAGCTCTATGGCGTTTCGGTGCTCTGCGGCATCGGCTTCACCATGAGCCTGTTCATCGGGCAGATCGCCTTCGAGGCCGACGCGGGCGCGCTGCGCGCGACCAAGATCGGCGTGCTCGCGGGCTCGCTGACGTCGATCGCGCTGGGCTCGTCGATCTTGTGGCTGAGCTTCGCCGCCAAGGCCCGCGCCGTCCTGCGATCGCCGGAGGATGCGGCGGAGTGA
- a CDS encoding NADP-dependent isocitrate dehydrogenase yields the protein MSKIKVEKPVVELDGDEMTRIIWAYIKDKLVIPYLDIELLYYDLSIQNRDATNDQVTVDAAEAIKLHGVGVKCATITPDEARVKEFDLKEMWKSPNGTIRNILGGVIFREPIICKNVPRLVPGWTQPIVIGRHAFGDQYRAVDFRTPGKGRLTMKFEGEDGTVIEKEVFKFPGAGVAMAMYNLDDSIREFARASMNYALNRKFPLYLSTKNTILKAYDGRFKDLFQEVFDAEFKVKFQAQGLTYEHRLIDDMVASALKWSGGYVWACKNYDGDVQSDTVAQGFGSLGLMTSVLMTPDGRTVEAEAAHGTVTRHYREHQKGHETSTNSIASIFAWTRALAHRGKLDGNAALTAFAQTLEEVCVSTVEQGFMTKDLALLVGHRQKWLSTTGFLEKIDANLKTALAGRV from the coding sequence ATGAGCAAGATCAAGGTCGAAAAGCCGGTCGTCGAGCTCGACGGCGACGAGATGACGCGCATCATCTGGGCTTATATCAAGGACAAGCTCGTCATCCCCTATCTCGATATCGAGCTGCTCTATTACGACCTCTCGATTCAGAACCGCGACGCCACCAATGATCAGGTGACGGTCGACGCCGCCGAGGCGATCAAGCTGCACGGCGTCGGCGTCAAATGCGCGACCATCACGCCCGACGAAGCGCGCGTCAAAGAGTTCGATCTCAAGGAAATGTGGAAGTCGCCCAATGGCACGATCCGCAATATTCTGGGCGGGGTCATCTTCCGTGAGCCGATCATCTGCAAGAACGTGCCGCGCCTCGTGCCGGGCTGGACGCAGCCGATCGTGATCGGCCGTCACGCCTTCGGCGATCAATATCGCGCCGTGGATTTCCGCACGCCGGGCAAGGGCCGGCTGACGATGAAGTTCGAGGGCGAGGACGGCACGGTGATCGAGAAGGAAGTGTTCAAATTCCCGGGCGCCGGCGTCGCCATGGCGATGTACAATCTCGACGACTCGATCCGCGAGTTCGCCCGCGCCTCGATGAATTACGCGCTCAATCGCAAGTTCCCCCTCTATCTCTCCACCAAGAACACGATTCTGAAAGCCTATGACGGTCGGTTCAAGGACCTGTTCCAGGAAGTGTTCGACGCCGAGTTCAAGGTGAAGTTCCAGGCGCAAGGCCTCACTTATGAGCATCGCCTGATCGACGACATGGTCGCCTCGGCGCTCAAATGGTCCGGCGGCTATGTGTGGGCCTGCAAGAATTACGATGGCGACGTGCAGTCGGACACTGTGGCCCAGGGCTTCGGCTCGCTGGGGCTCATGACCAGCGTGCTGATGACGCCGGACGGCAGGACTGTCGAGGCGGAGGCGGCCCATGGCACGGTGACTCGCCATTATCGCGAGCATCAGAAGGGCCACGAGACCTCGACCAATTCGATCGCCTCGATCTTCGCCTGGACGCGCGCGCTCGCGCATCGCGGCAAGCTCGACGGCAACGCCGCTCTGACCGCTTTCGCGCAGACTCTCGAGGAGGTCTGCGTTTCGACGGTGGAGCAGGGCTTCATGACCAAGGATCTGGCGCTGCTCGTCGGCCATCGCCAAAAATGGCTGTCGACCACGGGCTTCCTCGAGAAGATCGACGCCAATCTGAAAACGGCGCTGGCCGGACGTGTCTAG
- the dksA gene encoding RNA polymerase-binding protein DksA: protein MAVDLDESYKPSEQEAFMNERQREYFRRKLLTWKDEILQESRETLATLQAENENHPDLADRASSETDRAIELRARDRQRKLIAKIDAALSRLEDGTYGYCEETGEPISLKRLDARPIATLSIEAQERHERRERVYRDD, encoded by the coding sequence ATGGCGGTGGATCTAGACGAAAGCTACAAACCGTCCGAGCAGGAAGCTTTCATGAATGAGCGGCAGCGCGAGTATTTCCGCCGCAAGCTGCTCACATGGAAAGACGAAATTCTGCAGGAGAGCCGCGAGACCCTGGCCACTCTGCAGGCGGAGAACGAGAATCATCCCGATCTCGCCGATCGCGCCTCCTCGGAGACCGATCGCGCGATCGAGCTGAGGGCTCGCGACCGTCAGCGCAAGCTCATCGCCAAGATCGATGCGGCTCTGTCGCGGCTCGAGGATGGGACCTATGGCTATTGCGAGGAGACTGGCGAGCCCATCTCGCTGAAGCGGCTCGATGCGCGGCCGATCGCGACTTTGTCGATCGAGGCGCAGGAGCGTCACGAACGCCGCGAGCGCGTCTATCGCGACGATTAG
- a CDS encoding flagellar biosynthetic protein FliO — MPPSITQSQLLPILAAVVAFLFAALLLLYIYRLLFGRRIKAPGPRNRPRRLDIVDTFDLDGDRQLVIVRRDNVEHLLLIGGPNDVLVEAAISRVETRDARPRETPSAAGWPLAPPPPPASLGPIPPPPAEIGKRPADGPPIAPPPGLAPLPSDMFAPPPPPPPPPAKPPVAPAGEAQPAAAPRPAATSRFTPPPRPGFTPTPRAPRPPPPPFLSRTQKAAAPPAGPEAAPEKGVEHAPAPPAPSPVQPAPLPPQPAPAASAPPLPAPPPAPPSPPAAAPKPSPEVDPLDSLEAEMARLLGRPEPGNKP, encoded by the coding sequence ATGCCCCCCAGCATCACCCAATCCCAGCTTCTGCCGATCCTCGCTGCGGTCGTGGCCTTTCTGTTCGCGGCGCTTCTGCTGCTCTACATCTATCGGCTGTTGTTCGGACGCCGCATCAAGGCGCCCGGTCCGCGCAATCGTCCGCGGCGGCTCGACATCGTCGACACATTCGATCTCGACGGCGATCGTCAGCTGGTGATCGTGAGACGCGATAATGTCGAGCATCTGCTGCTGATCGGCGGCCCCAACGACGTTCTGGTCGAAGCGGCGATCTCGCGGGTCGAGACGCGGGACGCGCGACCGCGCGAGACGCCTTCGGCCGCCGGATGGCCCCTCGCGCCGCCGCCTCCGCCCGCTTCGCTCGGCCCGATTCCGCCGCCGCCGGCAGAAATCGGCAAGCGGCCTGCCGACGGTCCGCCGATCGCGCCGCCGCCGGGATTGGCGCCGCTGCCGTCAGATATGTTCGCGCCCCCGCCTCCTCCACCGCCGCCGCCGGCCAAGCCGCCTGTCGCGCCCGCTGGCGAAGCTCAGCCGGCCGCCGCACCGCGACCGGCCGCGACATCGCGCTTCACGCCGCCGCCGCGGCCCGGCTTCACGCCGACCCCGAGAGCCCCGCGACCGCCGCCGCCGCCCTTCCTCTCGCGCACTCAGAAGGCCGCCGCCCCGCCGGCGGGACCCGAAGCCGCGCCCGAGAAGGGCGTCGAGCATGCGCCCGCGCCCCCGGCTCCGTCGCCGGTCCAGCCGGCTCCTTTGCCGCCTCAGCCGGCGCCCGCTGCGTCCGCGCCGCCGCTGCCTGCTCCGCCGCCCGCGCCTCCGTCTCCGCCGGCCGCAGCGCCAAAGCCGAGCCCGGAGGTCGACCCGCTCGATTCACTGGAAGCGGAAATGGCGCGTCTGCTCGGACGGCCGGAACCCGGCAACAAGCCTTGA
- the cckA gene encoding cell cycle histidine kinase CckA, translating to MHDRLERPTPPAYDRTERPGNIGLVLALAIGLVGAIVFASLLPAPLAPKFAAGLLALLAVAGVFSAFAYAVGFLRLPAAAARRDVARQIADTFSEGLLVTEGDSQIVYANDAYMELCSARDAAGLVTVERLFSGPADVSEAIYRLAQAARARRYHAEDIRLAPPLTGDAEVGWYRIRVRPLKRDGGGVSNLWTVVDATADRQRQENFFQELQHAIDFLDHAPAGFFSAAPDGAISYMNKTLAGWLGYDLTQVGSGGVALSDIVANSGSTLITSVAGGAGEVRTAQIDLDLKRRNGRTLPVRLLHRVAFGQDGTPGASRTLVLNRAAGEEPEEDLRAAEVRFARFFNSTPMAIAAVDQDGRVTRSNAAFAKLLPLAMKGAVSWPILDGVVERDRPALREAVAAALDNKGDVEPVDAALEDSEGRPMRSARFFAAPAEDAGGKGAMIYALDTTEQRKLQEGFAQSQKMQAVGQLAGGVAHDFNNMLTAIIGYSDLLLANHRPTDPSFQDIIQIKQTANRAAGLTRQLLAFSRRQTLRPQVLQLGDVLSELQLLLRRLVGEKVEVDLKHGRDLWFVKADINQLEQVVINLVVNARDAMPESGGRITLRTRNIAAADCASFGEASLAATEYVLIEVEDNGSGIPADVKAKIFEPFFTTKEVGKGTGLGLAMVFGIVKQSGGFVFVDSEVGRGTVFRILLPRHVPEAGELPSKVEAPKAATDYTGQGSILLVEDEDAVRAFAARALVSRGYSVLEASSGLEALEVVEREGTRIDLIVSDVVMPEMDGPAMFAELRKRGVTAKVVFVSGYAEEAFAKNLPEGDFGFLPKPFSLKQLIETVKASLG from the coding sequence ATGCACGACAGGCTCGAAAGGCCGACGCCTCCCGCCTATGACCGGACCGAACGCCCCGGCAATATCGGGCTCGTATTGGCGCTCGCGATCGGACTCGTGGGCGCGATCGTCTTCGCTTCGCTGCTGCCGGCGCCGCTCGCGCCGAAATTCGCGGCGGGACTGCTCGCGCTGCTCGCGGTCGCGGGCGTGTTCTCGGCCTTCGCCTACGCCGTGGGCTTCCTGCGCCTTCCCGCCGCCGCCGCGCGTCGCGACGTCGCCCGGCAGATCGCCGATACATTTTCGGAAGGGCTGCTCGTCACCGAGGGCGATTCGCAGATCGTCTACGCCAATGACGCCTATATGGAGTTGTGCAGCGCGCGCGACGCCGCCGGACTCGTGACCGTCGAGCGCCTGTTCTCGGGCCCGGCCGATGTGTCGGAGGCGATCTATCGCCTCGCCCAGGCGGCGCGCGCGCGTCGTTATCACGCCGAGGACATTCGCCTCGCGCCGCCGCTGACCGGAGACGCCGAGGTCGGCTGGTATCGCATCCGCGTGCGCCCGTTGAAGCGCGACGGCGGCGGGGTTTCGAATCTGTGGACGGTCGTCGACGCCACCGCCGACCGTCAGCGCCAGGAGAATTTCTTCCAGGAGCTGCAGCACGCGATCGACTTCCTCGACCATGCGCCGGCTGGATTCTTCTCGGCCGCGCCGGACGGGGCGATCTCCTATATGAACAAGACGCTCGCCGGCTGGCTCGGCTACGATTTGACGCAGGTCGGCTCGGGCGGAGTCGCGCTTTCCGACATCGTCGCCAATAGCGGCTCGACCTTGATCACATCGGTCGCCGGCGGCGCCGGCGAGGTGCGCACGGCGCAGATCGATCTCGATTTGAAGCGCCGCAACGGCCGCACTCTGCCGGTGCGCCTGTTGCATCGGGTCGCTTTCGGCCAGGACGGAACGCCCGGCGCCTCGCGCACGCTGGTGCTGAACCGCGCCGCCGGCGAGGAGCCGGAGGAGGATCTGCGCGCGGCGGAGGTGCGCTTCGCCCGCTTCTTCAATTCGACGCCCATGGCCATCGCCGCGGTCGATCAGGACGGCCGCGTCACTCGTTCCAACGCTGCTTTCGCCAAGCTTTTGCCGCTGGCGATGAAGGGCGCCGTCAGCTGGCCGATTCTCGACGGCGTCGTCGAGCGCGACCGCCCGGCCCTGCGCGAGGCCGTCGCTGCGGCGCTCGACAACAAGGGCGACGTCGAGCCGGTCGATGCGGCGCTGGAGGACAGCGAGGGGCGGCCGATGCGATCGGCGCGCTTCTTCGCCGCGCCGGCGGAGGACGCCGGCGGCAAGGGCGCGATGATCTATGCGCTCGACACCACCGAGCAGCGCAAGCTGCAGGAGGGCTTCGCCCAGTCGCAGAAGATGCAGGCTGTCGGCCAGCTCGCCGGAGGCGTCGCGCATGACTTCAACAATATGCTGACGGCGATCATCGGCTATTCCGATCTGCTGCTCGCCAATCACCGGCCGACCGACCCGTCCTTCCAGGACATCATCCAGATCAAGCAGACCGCCAATCGCGCCGCCGGCCTCACCCGCCAATTGCTGGCGTTCTCGCGCCGGCAGACCTTGCGCCCGCAGGTCCTGCAGCTCGGCGATGTGCTCTCTGAGCTGCAATTGCTGCTGCGGCGTCTCGTCGGCGAGAAGGTCGAGGTCGATCTGAAGCACGGCCGAGACCTGTGGTTCGTCAAGGCCGACATCAATCAGCTCGAGCAGGTCGTCATCAATCTCGTCGTCAACGCCCGCGACGCCATGCCGGAGTCTGGCGGCCGCATCACGTTGCGCACGCGCAATATCGCCGCGGCGGACTGCGCGAGCTTCGGCGAAGCCTCGCTCGCGGCCACCGAATATGTGCTGATCGAGGTCGAGGACAATGGCTCCGGCATTCCAGCGGATGTGAAAGCCAAGATTTTCGAGCCCTTCTTCACCACCAAGGAGGTCGGCAAGGGCACGGGCCTCGGCCTCGCCATGGTGTTCGGCATCGTCAAACAGTCGGGCGGCTTCGTCTTCGTCGACAGCGAGGTCGGCCGCGGCACCGTGTTTCGCATTCTGCTTCCGCGCCATGTGCCGGAGGCGGGGGAGCTTCCCTCCAAGGTCGAGGCGCCGAAGGCGGCGACCGATTACACGGGGCAGGGCAGCATACTGCTGGTCGAGGACGAGGACGCAGTGCGCGCCTTCGCCGCCCGCGCCCTGGTCTCGCGCGGCTATAGCGTGCTCGAGGCGAGCTCCGGCCTCGAGGCGCTGGAGGTGGTCGAGCGCGAGGGGACGCGGATCGACCTCATCGTCTCCGATGTGGTGATGCCGGAAATGGACGGTCCCGCCATGTTCGCCGAGCTGCGCAAGCGCGGCGTGACGGCCAAGGTGGTGTTCGTCTCGGGCTACGCCGAGGAGGCTTTCGCCAAGAATCTACCCGAGGGGGATTTCGGGTTCTTGCCGAAGCCGTTCAGCCTGAAGCAGCTGATCGAGACGGTGAAGGCGAGCCTGGGGTGA
- a CDS encoding type II toxin-antitoxin system RelE/ParE family toxin, with translation MARLVVTKLAEADLAGILAGVASEAGVGTAEKYCARFESFFDRLSVYPESYPTRPSLGSHIRVGVVFPYLVIYRHDAAEDMIGVLRILHGRRDITRDLLRA, from the coding sequence ATGGCGCGCCTAGTTGTCACTAAGCTCGCGGAAGCCGACCTGGCCGGGATTCTCGCCGGCGTCGCAAGCGAGGCTGGTGTTGGAACCGCTGAAAAATACTGCGCTCGTTTCGAGAGCTTCTTCGATCGGCTGTCCGTCTACCCGGAGAGCTATCCGACCCGGCCGAGCCTGGGATCGCATATCCGCGTCGGCGTCGTTTTCCCGTATCTGGTCATCTATCGTCATGACGCGGCGGAAGACATGATCGGCGTCCTGCGTATTCTGCACGGTCGCCGAGACATCACGCGTGACCTCCTGCGGGCGTGA
- the coaD gene encoding pantetheine-phosphate adenylyltransferase has product MTRTALYTGSFDPLTLGHLDVIRAGAGLCDRLVVAIGAHPGKTPLLALDERIALIREVCAGLDGTFEVVSFAGLAVEAAREHKAEIILRGLRDGSDFDYEMQMAGMNLAMAPEIRTIFLPSSPTVRHITATLVRQIASLGGDVSPFVPPQAAEALRRALSGRRP; this is encoded by the coding sequence ATGACCCGCACGGCCCTCTATACCGGCTCCTTCGATCCGCTCACGCTCGGTCATCTCGACGTGATACGCGCCGGCGCGGGGCTCTGCGACCGGCTGGTCGTCGCCATCGGCGCGCATCCGGGCAAGACGCCATTGCTCGCGCTCGACGAGCGCATCGCCCTGATCCGGGAGGTCTGCGCTGGACTGGACGGGACCTTCGAGGTCGTCTCCTTCGCCGGGCTCGCGGTCGAGGCGGCGCGCGAGCACAAGGCGGAGATCATCCTGCGTGGATTGCGCGACGGCTCCGATTTCGACTATGAAATGCAGATGGCGGGGATGAATCTCGCCATGGCGCCGGAGATCAGAACCATTTTTCTGCCCTCGTCTCCGACCGTCCGGCACATCACCGCGACGCTCGTGCGGCAGATCGCCTCGCTCGGAGGCGATGTCTCGCCTTTCGTCCCGCCTCAGGCGGCGGAGGCTCTGCGTCGCGCGCTCTCCGGCCGCCGACCATAA
- a CDS encoding peptidylprolyl isomerase, which produces MLIDRRAFALAAALAAAVPTLGHAAEAEPHTLYLDTKDGRIVIKLRADIAPKHAAQIETLAKRHFYDGIVFHRVIDGFMAQTGDPTGTGMGKSDLPNIPAEFSKEKFLRGTLGMARSQSPDSANSQFFICLAPARYLEEQYTVIGEVTSGMDVVDKIKKGDKADNGKVTNPDKIIKLRLAGDES; this is translated from the coding sequence ATGCTCATCGATCGCCGCGCCTTCGCGCTCGCGGCCGCGCTCGCCGCCGCCGTCCCGACCCTCGGCCACGCCGCCGAGGCCGAGCCGCATACGCTCTATCTCGACACCAAGGACGGCCGCATCGTCATCAAGCTGCGCGCCGATATCGCGCCCAAGCATGCGGCGCAGATCGAGACCTTGGCCAAGCGCCATTTCTACGACGGAATCGTGTTCCACCGCGTCATCGACGGCTTCATGGCCCAGACCGGCGATCCGACCGGCACCGGCATGGGCAAGTCCGATCTGCCGAACATCCCGGCCGAATTCTCCAAGGAGAAGTTCCTGCGCGGCACTTTGGGCATGGCGCGCAGCCAGAGCCCGGATTCGGCCAATTCGCAATTCTTCATCTGCCTCGCTCCCGCGCGCTATCTCGAGGAGCAATATACGGTGATCGGCGAGGTGACCTCCGGAATGGACGTCGTCGACAAGATCAAGAAGGGCGACAAGGCCGACAACGGCAAGGTCACGAATCCGGACAAGATCATCAAGCTGCGCCTCGCCGGCGACGAGAGCTGA
- a CDS encoding peptidylprolyl isomerase → MSDAETLKLETTQGDVVIKLRPDLAPGHVAHIKKLVSEGFYDGIVFHRVIEGFMAQTGCPHGTGTGGSKYPDLKAEFNTAPHVRGTCSMARAQHPDSANSQFFICFTDARFLDKQYTVWGEVISGMENVDKIKRGEPVKDPDKIVKATLG, encoded by the coding sequence ATGAGCGACGCCGAAACATTGAAGCTCGAGACCACGCAGGGCGATGTGGTGATCAAGCTTCGTCCCGATCTCGCCCCCGGTCACGTGGCCCATATCAAGAAGCTCGTGTCGGAAGGCTTCTATGACGGGATCGTGTTCCACCGCGTCATCGAGGGCTTCATGGCGCAGACCGGCTGTCCCCACGGCACCGGCACGGGCGGCTCGAAATATCCGGATCTGAAGGCGGAGTTCAACACGGCGCCGCATGTGCGCGGCACCTGCTCCATGGCGCGCGCGCAGCATCCCGATTCCGCCAATTCGCAATTCTTCATCTGCTTCACCGACGCCCGCTTCCTGGACAAGCAGTACACCGTCTGGGGCGAGGTGATCTCGGGCATGGAGAATGTCGACAAGATCAAGCGCGGCGAGCCGGTGAAGGACCCGGACAAGATTGTCAAGGCGACGCTCGGCTGA
- the queA gene encoding tRNA preQ1(34) S-adenosylmethionine ribosyltransferase-isomerase QueA, translating into MRVELFDFELPQEAIALRPASPRDSARLLVVPPDGHFSDRSVSDLPQLLAPGDALVVNDTQVIHARLSGFRARGESRAHIDATLIERVGADRWRALVRPAKKLGVGESVRFAEGLEARVVEKGENGEILFAFSLAGSALDAAVEASGVMPLPPYIAGKRAADARDEADYQTLFAARAGAVAAPTAGLHFTPRLVDALTARGVSLHSVTLHVGAGTFLPVKAEDTAEHRMHAEWGAIDAATADALNETRARGGRIVAVGTTALRVLESAAGADGRISPFADRTAIFITPGYRFRAVDALLTNFHLPRSTLFMLVSAFSGLERMKAAYAHAIGSGYRFYSYGDACLLERS; encoded by the coding sequence ATGCGCGTCGAACTCTTCGATTTCGAGCTGCCGCAGGAAGCGATCGCGCTGCGGCCCGCGAGCCCGCGCGACAGCGCGCGACTGCTCGTCGTTCCGCCGGACGGCCATTTCTCCGATCGTTCCGTCTCCGATCTGCCGCAACTGCTCGCGCCCGGCGACGCGCTCGTCGTCAATGACACGCAGGTCATTCACGCGCGTCTCTCCGGATTTCGCGCGCGCGGGGAATCTCGCGCCCATATCGACGCGACCCTGATCGAGCGCGTCGGCGCGGATCGCTGGCGCGCGCTCGTGCGGCCGGCGAAGAAGCTCGGCGTCGGCGAGAGCGTGCGCTTCGCGGAGGGGCTCGAAGCCCGCGTCGTCGAGAAGGGCGAGAACGGCGAGATTCTGTTCGCCTTCTCGCTCGCCGGGTCTGCGCTCGACGCCGCTGTCGAGGCTTCCGGCGTCATGCCGCTGCCGCCCTATATCGCCGGCAAGCGCGCCGCCGACGCGCGCGACGAGGCGGATTACCAGACCCTGTTCGCCGCCCGCGCCGGTGCGGTCGCGGCGCCGACGGCCGGCCTGCACTTCACCCCGCGCCTCGTCGACGCGTTGACCGCGAGAGGCGTCTCGCTCCACAGCGTGACGCTGCATGTCGGCGCCGGCACCTTCCTTCCCGTCAAGGCCGAGGACACGGCGGAGCACAGGATGCATGCCGAATGGGGCGCGATCGACGCTGCGACCGCCGACGCGCTGAACGAGACGCGGGCGCGCGGCGGGCGCATTGTCGCGGTCGGCACCACCGCGCTGCGCGTGCTGGAGAGCGCCGCGGGCGCCGACGGCCGCATCTCGCCCTTCGCGGACCGCACCGCGATCTTCATCACGCCCGGCTACCGCTTTCGCGCCGTCGACGCGCTGCTGACCAATTTCCATCTGCCGCGCTCCACCTTGTTCATGCTGGTCTCGGCATTTTCCGGGCTCGAGCGCATGAAGGCCGCTTACGCCCATGCGATCGGCTCCGGCTATCGCTTCTACTCCTACGGCGACGCCTGTCTGCTCGAGCGCTCATGA
- the tgt gene encoding tRNA guanosine(34) transglycosylase Tgt yields the protein MTAGSSNASPQAFAFRVLSRDGAARRGLVSTPRGEIRTPAFMPVGTAATVKAMFPQDVRATGADIVLGNVYHLMLRPGAERVAALGGLHDFMNWPHPILTDSGGFQVMSLAKLRKLDEQGVAFQSHIDGSRHLLTPERSMEIQRLLDSDIHMQLDECVRLPCTEQEAERAMRLSLRWAERSRKAFGDQTGKAIFGIVQGGETPALRVESARALAAMDFHGLAIGGLAVGEPQEVMLAMLETVMPHLPESKPRYLMGVGTPDDIVQSVARGVDMFDCVMPTRAGRHGLAYTRFGRVNLRNARHAGDPAPLDAESPCESARIYSRAYLHHLMKAGEILGMMLLTEINVAYYQQLMAGLRGAIEAGRLADFIGATKEGWARGEGARS from the coding sequence TTGACCGCTGGATCGTCGAATGCGTCGCCGCAGGCCTTCGCCTTTCGCGTTTTGTCGAGAGACGGCGCGGCGCGGCGCGGTCTCGTCTCGACCCCGCGCGGCGAGATTCGCACGCCCGCCTTCATGCCGGTCGGCACGGCGGCGACGGTCAAGGCGATGTTCCCGCAGGATGTGCGCGCGACCGGCGCCGACATCGTGCTCGGGAATGTCTACCATCTGATGCTGCGTCCCGGCGCCGAGCGTGTCGCGGCGCTCGGCGGCCTGCATGATTTCATGAACTGGCCGCATCCGATCCTCACCGATTCCGGCGGCTTTCAGGTGATGTCGCTGGCCAAGCTGCGCAAGCTCGACGAGCAGGGCGTCGCTTTTCAGTCGCACATCGACGGCTCGCGGCATCTGCTGACGCCCGAGCGCTCGATGGAGATTCAGCGGCTGCTCGATTCGGACATTCACATGCAGCTCGACGAATGCGTGCGCTTGCCCTGCACGGAGCAGGAAGCCGAGCGCGCCATGCGCCTCTCGTTGCGCTGGGCGGAACGTTCGCGCAAGGCGTTCGGCGACCAAACGGGCAAGGCGATCTTCGGCATCGTGCAGGGCGGCGAGACTCCCGCCTTGCGCGTCGAGAGCGCGCGGGCCCTGGCCGCCATGGATTTCCACGGCCTCGCCATCGGCGGGCTCGCCGTCGGCGAGCCACAGGAGGTGATGTTGGCGATGCTGGAGACGGTCATGCCGCATCTGCCCGAGAGCAAGCCCCGCTATCTTATGGGCGTCGGGACGCCGGACGATATCGTGCAGTCCGTGGCGCGCGGCGTCGACATGTTCGACTGCGTGATGCCGACGCGCGCCGGCCGCCACGGCCTCGCCTATACACGCTTCGGCCGCGTGAACCTGCGCAACGCCCGCCACGCCGGCGATCCGGCGCCGCTCGACGCGGAGTCGCCTTGCGAATCGGCGCGCATTTATTCGCGCGCCTATCTGCATCATCTGATGAAAGCCGGCGAAATCCTCGGCATGATGCTGCTGACTGAGATCAATGTCGCTTATTATCAGCAGCTGATGGCGGGCCTGCGCGGCGCGATCGAGGCGGGGCGGCTCGCGGATTTCATCGGCGCGACGAAAGAGGGATGGGCGAGGGGAGAAGGCGCGAGATCATAG